One genomic segment of Photobacterium sp. DA100 includes these proteins:
- the rpmE gene encoding 50S ribosomal protein L31 yields the protein MKQGIHPEYTAVNARCSCGNTFVFNSTMGKDINLDVCDKCHPFYTGKQRQVSSGGRIDKFNKRFGALSSK from the coding sequence ATGAAACAAGGTATTCACCCAGAGTACACTGCAGTAAACGCACGTTGTTCTTGCGGCAACACTTTCGTATTTAACTCTACTATGGGTAAAGACATCAACCTTGATGTATGCGACAAGTGTCACCCATTCTACACTGGTAAGCAGCGTCAGGTTAGCTCTGGTGGTCGTATCGACAAATTCAACAAGCGTTTCGGTGCGCTTTCTAGCAAGTAA
- a CDS encoding malic enzyme-like NAD(P)-binding protein, with protein sequence MSEDFRQQALHYHAYPVPGKIAVELTKPANTVEDLALAYSPGVAEPVREIAQNAENVYKYTGKGNMVAVITNGTAILGLGNLGPLASKPVMEGKALLFKRFAGLDSIDIEVKHRTIDEFVDTVANIADTFGGINLEDIKAPDCFEIEKRLIERCHVPVFHDDQHGTAIVTAAGMLNALELQGKKISEAVIVCLGAGAAAVACMELLIKCGAQREKIYMLDRKGVIHTRRDDINEYKQLFANNTDKRTLEDVIEGADIFVGVSGPDLLAPEALKLMADKPVVFACSNPDPEIKPELAHAVRDDLIMGTGRSDYPNQVNNVICFPFIFRGALDVRASEINDEMKLAAVDAIRALAKEPVPAEVVAAAGADKLEFGPDYIIPKPMDPRLLPRVAKAVAQAAVESGVAQIEMPAGYMEAK encoded by the coding sequence ATGTCTGAAGATTTTCGCCAACAGGCCCTTCATTACCATGCTTACCCAGTACCCGGCAAAATTGCAGTAGAGCTTACCAAGCCTGCCAATACCGTCGAAGATCTCGCCCTTGCCTACAGCCCGGGCGTTGCCGAGCCTGTGCGTGAAATTGCGCAAAACGCGGAAAATGTCTACAAGTACACCGGCAAGGGCAACATGGTTGCGGTGATCACCAACGGCACTGCAATTCTAGGTCTAGGCAACCTTGGCCCATTGGCTTCAAAACCTGTTATGGAAGGCAAGGCGCTGCTGTTCAAGCGTTTTGCGGGTCTGGACTCGATTGATATCGAAGTCAAGCACCGTACGATTGATGAGTTCGTTGATACGGTAGCCAATATTGCCGACACGTTTGGCGGCATTAACCTGGAAGATATCAAGGCGCCTGATTGTTTCGAAATCGAAAAACGCCTGATTGAGCGTTGCCACGTCCCTGTATTCCATGATGACCAGCACGGCACGGCGATTGTGACTGCGGCGGGTATGCTCAATGCGCTGGAGCTCCAGGGCAAGAAGATCAGCGAAGCCGTGATTGTCTGCCTGGGTGCCGGTGCGGCAGCGGTGGCGTGTATGGAGCTGCTTATCAAGTGCGGTGCCCAGCGCGAGAAGATCTACATGCTTGACCGCAAGGGCGTGATCCACACCCGTCGCGACGACATCAACGAGTACAAGCAGCTGTTCGCCAACAACACCGACAAGCGTACCTTGGAAGATGTGATCGAAGGTGCCGACATCTTTGTCGGGGTATCAGGTCCGGATCTGCTGGCACCGGAAGCGCTGAAGCTGATGGCAGACAAACCGGTGGTGTTTGCGTGTTCTAACCCGGATCCGGAAATCAAGCCTGAGCTGGCCCATGCGGTGCGCGATGATCTGATCATGGGTACCGGTCGCTCGGACTACCCGAACCAGGTCAACAATGTTATCTGCTTCCCGTTCATCTTCCGTGGCGCCCTGGACGTTCGCGCCAGCGAGATCAATGACGAGATGAAACTGGCCGCGGTGGATGCCATCCGGGCGCTGGCCAAAGAGCCGGTACCGGCCGAGGTGGTTGCCGCTGCCGGTGCTGACAAGCTGGAGTTCGGCCCGGATTACATCATTCCTAAGCCGATGGATCCTCGCCTGCTGCCACGCGTGGCGAAGGCCGTCGCCCAGGCCGCCGTGGAGTCGGGCGTGGCCCAAATCGAGATGCCTGCCGGCTACATGGAAGCGAAATAA
- the metJ gene encoding met regulon transcriptional regulator MetJ: MAEWNGEYISPYAEHGKKNEQVKKITVSIPLKVLKILTDERTRRQVNNLRHATNSELLCEAFLHAYTGQPLPTDDDIRKDRPDDLPAEAKALMEEMGINYEDITE; the protein is encoded by the coding sequence ATGGCAGAGTGGAATGGCGAATACATCAGCCCTTACGCGGAACATGGTAAGAAAAACGAACAAGTAAAAAAAATTACAGTTTCGATTCCATTGAAGGTACTGAAAATTCTGACCGACGAGCGTACCCGCCGCCAGGTCAATAACTTACGCCATGCTACCAACAGTGAACTGCTGTGCGAGGCTTTCCTGCACGCCTACACCGGACAGCCGCTTCCTACTGATGACGACATCCGTAAAGACCGTCCTGACGACCTTCCGGCCGAAGCCAAGGCCCTGATGGAAGAGATGGGGATCAACTACGAAGACATTACCGAATAA
- a CDS encoding O-succinylhomoserine (thiol)-lyase, giving the protein MCDKKLATVAVRTGIESDTQYNAVVPPLYLTSTYSFAQLGEVPQYDYSRSGNPTRNTLADALAELEGGAGAVVTNCGTAAINLLVSALIGPDDLIIAPHDCYGGTYRLFNTRAAKGDFKVRFVDQTDPAALADALALQPKLIWVETPSNPLLRIVDVAELCAAAKQAGALVAVDNTFLSPILQQPIALGADFVVHSTTKYINGHSDVVGGVLIAKQDEHAEEIAWWANCIGATGAPFDAYMTLRGLRTLAPRMRMHEENSRQILAYLQQQPLVGTIYHPSQPEHPGHAIALKQQKGFGAMLSFEIAGSMAQLEVFVKALNCFSLAESLGGTESLICHPASMTHRAMSDEAQAEAGLKPSLLRLSVGLEDPADLIADLEQAFNKAAEEV; this is encoded by the coding sequence ATGTGTGACAAGAAGCTAGCCACCGTCGCTGTTCGCACCGGCATCGAATCTGACACCCAGTACAATGCTGTGGTACCTCCCCTCTATTTGACCTCGACCTATAGTTTTGCGCAGTTGGGCGAGGTGCCTCAATATGATTACTCCCGCTCTGGCAACCCGACCCGTAACACCTTGGCCGATGCGCTGGCTGAGCTGGAGGGAGGGGCGGGTGCTGTGGTGACCAACTGTGGGACGGCGGCGATCAACCTGCTGGTTTCTGCACTGATCGGGCCGGATGACTTGATTATAGCCCCGCATGACTGCTACGGCGGTACCTACCGCCTGTTCAATACCCGGGCAGCAAAAGGCGATTTTAAGGTCCGCTTTGTGGACCAGACCGATCCGGCTGCCCTGGCCGATGCGCTGGCGTTGCAGCCCAAGTTGATTTGGGTGGAAACCCCGTCAAATCCCCTGCTGCGTATTGTCGATGTGGCTGAGCTTTGTGCTGCAGCCAAACAGGCTGGTGCGCTGGTGGCGGTCGACAACACTTTCCTGTCTCCGATCCTGCAGCAGCCTATCGCCCTTGGGGCTGATTTTGTTGTCCACTCTACCACCAAATACATCAACGGCCATTCGGATGTGGTTGGCGGTGTGCTGATCGCCAAGCAGGACGAGCATGCCGAGGAGATCGCCTGGTGGGCGAACTGTATCGGTGCGACCGGGGCACCGTTCGATGCCTATATGACACTGCGCGGCCTGCGAACACTGGCGCCGAGAATGCGCATGCACGAAGAAAACAGCCGCCAGATCCTGGCTTATCTCCAGCAGCAGCCATTGGTGGGGACGATCTACCATCCGAGCCAGCCGGAGCACCCAGGCCATGCCATTGCTCTCAAGCAGCAGAAGGGCTTCGGGGCGATGCTGAGTTTTGAAATAGCTGGCAGCATGGCGCAGCTTGAAGTGTTTGTGAAAGCGCTAAACTGTTTCTCATTGGCAGAGTCTCTCGGTGGGACCGAAAGCCTGATTTGTCACCCGGCCAGCATGACTCACCGCGCGATGTCAGATGAGGCCCAGGCCGAAGCGGGTTTGAAGCCGTCTTTGCTGCGGCTGTCGGTAGGGCTTGAAGATCCCGCGGACTTGATTGCCGATTTGGAACAGGCCTTCAACAAAGCGGCGGAGGAAGTGTAA
- a CDS encoding bifunctional aspartate kinase/homoserine dehydrogenase II → MSVSVTRQLHKFGGSSLADPQCYLRVAEILREYSNESDLVVVSAAGKTTNRLIEWLELLEKDGRQAHEALQSLRGFQQELIESLLEGEAADALLTQLHLELGGLSALAEKPLTEAEYARVLGHGEQWSARLLAALLNKQQVPAVSLDSRCFLRAERAAQPEVDRAQSWPLLKEQLAQYSQQRVVITGFMAQNGSGETVLLGRNGSDYSATVIGALADVERVTIWSDVAGVYSADPRKVADACLLPLLRLDEASELARLAAPVLHSRTLQPVAQSAIDLTLRCSHQPEQGSTRVERVLASGRGAKIITSLDDVCLIELSVTRAHDFAPIATDIERFLQRTQLQPLASSVEPDKGRVQLAYTAEVVNSVLAQLQDSGIAAELRLREGFSLVAAVGAGVVNNAVHCYGFYQQLKGQALEFIAESESGLSLVAVLRKADTDSLIQGIHQSLFQAQKRIGLVLCGKGNIGSRWLELFGAEKATLEKRHGMSFTLIGVVDSRRHWIDFEGIDAGRAQHAFDDESVEYEGSEWLSVLASHTYDDVIVLDVTASSELAARYPQVAEAGLHLISANKVAGSASGDAYHQVIDAFAKSSRFWLYNATVGAGLPVNHTVRDLRESGDEIIALSGIFSGTLSWLFQQYDGSVPFSQLVEQAWQQGLTEPDPRHDLDGSDVMRKLVILARESGLSLEPEQVRVETLVPESLAALGVDDFFEQSVELDELLYERLGKAQKEEKVLRYIARLDRHGKAAVGIEALPREHALANLLPCDNIFAIESRWYRDNPLVIRGPGAGRDVTAGALLSDINRLASML, encoded by the coding sequence ATGAGCGTTTCGGTAACACGTCAGCTGCACAAGTTCGGGGGAAGTAGCCTGGCGGATCCGCAGTGCTACCTGCGGGTCGCTGAGATTTTGCGCGAGTATTCGAACGAGAGCGATTTGGTGGTGGTGTCGGCGGCCGGCAAGACCACCAACCGTTTGATTGAGTGGCTTGAGCTGTTGGAGAAAGACGGCCGCCAGGCCCACGAGGCGTTGCAGTCACTGCGCGGGTTCCAGCAGGAGCTGATAGAGTCGCTGCTTGAGGGGGAGGCGGCTGATGCGCTGTTGACCCAGCTGCACCTTGAGCTGGGGGGGCTGTCCGCCCTGGCGGAAAAGCCTTTGACCGAGGCGGAATATGCCAGGGTGCTGGGCCACGGCGAGCAGTGGTCGGCGCGGTTGCTGGCCGCGTTGCTGAACAAGCAGCAGGTGCCGGCTGTCAGCCTCGACTCGCGTTGCTTCCTGCGCGCCGAGCGCGCTGCCCAGCCGGAAGTGGACCGTGCTCAGTCATGGCCGCTGCTCAAGGAGCAGTTGGCCCAGTACAGCCAGCAAAGGGTGGTGATCACCGGTTTTATGGCCCAAAACGGGAGCGGCGAGACAGTGCTGCTCGGTCGCAACGGCTCTGACTATTCGGCCACCGTGATCGGGGCTCTGGCGGATGTCGAGCGGGTCACGATTTGGAGTGACGTCGCCGGTGTCTACAGTGCCGATCCGCGCAAGGTAGCCGATGCCTGCCTGCTGCCGCTGCTGCGCCTTGATGAGGCCAGTGAACTGGCGCGTTTGGCAGCACCGGTATTGCATAGCCGTACCTTGCAGCCGGTGGCGCAGAGTGCTATCGACCTGACTCTTCGTTGTAGCCATCAGCCGGAGCAGGGCTCGACCCGGGTTGAGCGGGTCTTGGCCTCGGGGCGCGGTGCCAAGATCATTACCTCGCTCGATGATGTGTGCCTGATTGAACTGTCGGTGACCCGAGCCCATGACTTTGCACCGATTGCCACCGATATCGAGCGTTTCCTGCAGCGTACCCAACTGCAGCCGCTTGCCAGCAGCGTTGAGCCGGACAAAGGCCGGGTGCAGCTGGCCTATACCGCGGAAGTGGTCAACAGTGTGTTGGCCCAGCTGCAAGATAGCGGCATCGCGGCTGAGCTGCGCTTGCGCGAGGGCTTCTCGCTGGTGGCGGCAGTGGGGGCCGGGGTGGTGAACAATGCGGTGCACTGCTACGGTTTCTACCAGCAGCTCAAAGGTCAGGCATTGGAATTTATCGCCGAGTCGGAATCGGGCCTGAGTCTGGTCGCGGTACTGCGCAAGGCCGATACCGACAGCCTGATTCAGGGGATCCACCAGAGTTTGTTCCAGGCCCAGAAGCGGATTGGCCTGGTGCTGTGTGGCAAGGGCAATATCGGCAGCCGCTGGCTCGAGCTGTTCGGGGCCGAGAAGGCGACGCTGGAAAAGCGCCACGGGATGAGCTTTACCCTGATTGGCGTGGTCGACAGCCGCCGCCACTGGATTGACTTTGAGGGCATTGATGCCGGCCGAGCCCAGCATGCCTTTGATGATGAATCGGTGGAATATGAAGGCAGTGAGTGGCTGTCGGTGCTGGCCAGCCACACCTATGACGATGTGATCGTGCTGGATGTGACCGCCAGCAGCGAACTGGCTGCGCGTTATCCGCAGGTGGCCGAAGCGGGGCTGCATCTGATTTCGGCCAACAAGGTGGCAGGCTCTGCCTCAGGTGATGCCTACCATCAGGTCATTGATGCGTTCGCCAAGAGCAGCCGGTTCTGGCTCTACAATGCGACCGTGGGGGCCGGCCTGCCGGTCAACCATACGGTGCGTGACCTGCGCGAGAGCGGCGATGAAATCATTGCCTTGTCGGGCATCTTCTCCGGAACCTTGTCGTGGTTGTTCCAGCAGTATGATGGCTCGGTGCCTTTCTCGCAGCTGGTCGAGCAGGCCTGGCAGCAGGGGCTGACCGAGCCGGATCCGCGCCATGACCTGGACGGCAGCGATGTGATGCGCAAGCTGGTGATCTTGGCTCGAGAATCCGGTCTGTCATTGGAGCCTGAGCAGGTCAGGGTGGAAACCTTGGTGCCTGAGTCGCTGGCCGCTCTTGGGGTCGATGACTTTTTCGAACAGTCCGTAGAGTTGGATGAGCTGCTCTATGAGCGGCTGGGCAAGGCCCAGAAAGAGGAGAAAGTCCTGCGCTATATTGCCCGGCTTGATCGCCACGGCAAGGCGGCGGTGGGGATAGAGGCGCTGCCGCGCGAGCATGCCCTGGCTAACTTGCTGCCTTGCGATAATATCTTTGCGATTGAAAGCCGCTGGTACCGCGATAATCCGTTGGTGATCCGTGGACCGGGGGCGGGCCGTGATGTGACGGCCGGGGCGCTGCTGTCGGATATCAACCGCCTGGCGTCGATGTTGTAA
- the metF gene encoding methylenetetrahydrofolate reductase, protein MGYSYASHLDSLNQNIADIDGNINVSFEFFPPSSEQMEQTLWNSIHRLKTLQPKFVSVTYGANSGERDRTHSIIKDIKEQTGLVAAPHLTCIDATRDELRSIARDYWNNGIRDIVALRGDLPAQGGKPDMYAADLVELLRSEADFDISVAAYPEVHPEAKSAQADLINLKRKVDAGACRAITQFFFDVESYLRFRDRCVAAGIDVEIVPGILPVSNMKQAKRFANANNVKIPGWLEKQYEGLDDDLLSRQMVGASNAIDMVRVLSREGVKDFHFYTLNRAELTYAICHTLGVRAKA, encoded by the coding sequence ATGGGGTATTCATACGCAAGCCACTTGGATTCACTGAACCAGAATATTGCTGACATTGACGGCAACATCAATGTGTCGTTCGAATTCTTTCCGCCAAGCAGCGAGCAGATGGAGCAGACGCTGTGGAATTCCATTCACCGCCTGAAAACGCTGCAACCTAAGTTCGTCTCGGTGACTTACGGGGCTAACTCGGGTGAGCGTGACCGTACCCACTCGATTATCAAAGACATCAAGGAGCAGACCGGCTTGGTGGCGGCACCGCACTTGACCTGTATCGATGCGACCCGCGATGAACTGCGCAGCATTGCACGCGACTACTGGAACAACGGTATCCGCGATATCGTTGCCCTGCGCGGCGATTTGCCGGCCCAGGGGGGAAAGCCGGATATGTATGCGGCGGACTTGGTTGAGCTGCTGCGCTCGGAAGCCGACTTCGATATCTCGGTGGCAGCGTACCCGGAAGTGCATCCTGAAGCCAAGAGTGCCCAGGCCGACCTGATCAACCTCAAGCGCAAGGTAGATGCCGGTGCCTGCCGTGCCATCACCCAGTTCTTCTTTGACGTTGAAAGCTACCTGCGCTTCCGTGACCGCTGCGTGGCGGCGGGGATCGATGTTGAAATCGTACCGGGGATCCTGCCGGTTTCCAACATGAAGCAGGCCAAGCGCTTTGCCAACGCCAATAACGTCAAGATCCCGGGCTGGCTGGAGAAGCAGTACGAAGGGCTGGATGACGATTTGCTCAGCCGCCAGATGGTAGGGGCCAGCAATGCGATCGATATGGTGCGGGTACTGAGCCGCGAAGGGGTGAAGGACTTCCACTTCTATACCCTTAACCGCGCCGAACTGACCTATGCCATCTGCCATACGCTGGGGGTGCGTGCCAAGGCCTGA
- a CDS encoding PadR family transcriptional regulator: MSLPHVILTVLSNRDATGYDITKEFSHSIGYFWKASHQQVYRELNKMAGNDQVTCKLEPQEGKPDRKVYSITDLGRQALFEWFQEPARNPTIRDEFSAKLVVCGVHNSEPMQQQLEGLIEESHTLINHYNEMEKIHFADHKNLDRQSRLDRLTLRRAIHNRQAWIDWAEEVLAELKDMDSAGSPVAL, translated from the coding sequence ATGTCACTACCACACGTTATTTTGACTGTGTTGAGTAACCGAGATGCCACCGGTTACGATATCACCAAAGAGTTTTCCCACAGTATTGGCTACTTCTGGAAAGCCAGCCACCAGCAAGTATACCGCGAGCTGAACAAGATGGCCGGCAATGACCAGGTAACCTGCAAACTGGAGCCGCAAGAAGGCAAACCCGATCGCAAAGTCTATTCCATTACCGATCTGGGCCGTCAGGCACTGTTTGAGTGGTTCCAAGAGCCAGCCCGAAACCCAACCATCCGCGATGAATTTTCTGCCAAGCTGGTCGTGTGCGGTGTCCACAATTCAGAGCCGATGCAGCAGCAGCTTGAAGGCCTGATCGAAGAGTCACACACACTAATCAACCATTACAACGAAATGGAGAAAATCCATTTTGCTGACCACAAGAACCTCGATCGCCAATCCCGTCTTGACCGTCTAACCCTTCGCCGAGCGATCCACAACCGCCAGGCATGGATTGACTGGGCCGAAGAAGTACTGGCTGAGCTGAAAGACATGGACTCCGCTGGCAGCCCTGTTGCCCTGTAA
- the ppc gene encoding phosphoenolpyruvate carboxylase, which translates to MNEKYSALRSNVSMLGHMLGTTIKDAHGEELLSKVETIRKLSKSARAGNQDDRAKLIDELQNLPDDQLLPVARAFSQFLNLTNIAEQYHTVSRHSEEHICSPDSIDALFAKLDEQDISKFDSIQAVRDLNIDLVLTAHPTEIARRTMIHKLVQINKCLSKLELSELSNSERQRVERRLEQLIAQAWHSDVIRKQRPTPLDEAKWGFAVVENSLWQAVPEFLRQFDEKLTAHLGEGLPIDAAPVTFSSWMGGDRDGNPFVTSEVTREVLLLSRWKAADLYLQDVKELVSELSMVKCNDEVRDLAGDEHEPYRAILKDLRAKLTNTRDVLDAKIKGLDAPSYGIIDDVSQLWDPLYACYRSLHECDMGIIADGLLLDVLRRIKCFGVHLVRLDIRQESTRHSNVISELTRYLGLGDYDQWSEQDKVAFLVRELSSKRPLLPRDWAPSDEVKEVIDTCKAIADQPREALGAYVISMARTASDVLAVHLLLQEAGCKFRMDVCPLFETLDDLNNAESVIKQLMNIDWYRGYIQNHQMVMIGYSDSAKDAGVMAAGWAQYHAMESLVEVCEEAGVELTLFHGRGGSIGRGGAPAHAALLSQPPRSLKGGLRVTEQGEMIRFKLGLPEVAVNSLSLYASAILEANLMPPPQPKQEWRELMDVLSEVSCDAYRDVVRGNEEFVPYFRAATPELELGKLPLGSRPAKRNPKGGVESLRAIPWIFAWSQNRLILPAWLGAGEAIQFSIDKGHAAQLEEMCREWPFFSTRLGMLEMVFTKTNIGIAEYYDQRLTDKSLWPMGQKLREQLQKDIKAVLNVENSAHLMEQNPWGAESIRLRNIYVEPLNMLQAELLYRTRRQETPSPMLEEALMVTIAGIATGMRNTG; encoded by the coding sequence ATGAACGAAAAGTACAGCGCGCTTAGAAGCAACGTCAGTATGCTCGGTCACATGCTGGGTACGACAATCAAGGATGCGCATGGTGAAGAACTGCTAAGTAAAGTAGAAACCATCCGCAAACTATCCAAGTCCGCCCGCGCAGGCAATCAAGACGATCGTGCCAAACTGATCGACGAACTGCAGAACCTGCCGGACGACCAGCTATTGCCTGTAGCCCGGGCCTTCAGCCAATTCCTGAACCTGACTAATATTGCCGAGCAGTACCATACCGTCTCGCGCCACAGTGAAGAACATATCTGCAGCCCAGACTCCATTGATGCATTGTTCGCCAAACTGGACGAGCAGGACATCAGCAAATTCGATTCAATCCAGGCGGTCCGTGATCTCAACATTGATTTGGTCCTGACGGCCCACCCAACCGAGATTGCCCGTCGTACCATGATCCACAAGCTGGTACAGATCAACAAATGCCTGTCCAAGCTGGAGCTGAGCGAGCTGTCTAACAGCGAACGCCAGCGCGTTGAGCGTCGCCTCGAGCAGCTGATCGCCCAGGCATGGCATTCCGATGTTATCCGCAAGCAACGCCCGACGCCGCTCGATGAAGCCAAGTGGGGCTTTGCCGTGGTCGAAAACTCGCTATGGCAAGCTGTGCCGGAATTCCTGCGCCAGTTTGACGAGAAACTTACAGCCCACCTGGGCGAAGGCCTGCCGATTGACGCGGCACCGGTCACCTTCTCATCATGGATGGGTGGGGACCGTGACGGTAACCCGTTTGTGACGTCGGAAGTAACCCGCGAAGTGCTGCTGCTATCCCGCTGGAAAGCGGCCGACCTCTACCTGCAGGATGTCAAAGAGCTGGTCAGCGAACTGTCGATGGTCAAGTGCAACGACGAGGTCCGCGATCTTGCCGGTGACGAACACGAACCTTACCGTGCCATCTTGAAAGATCTGCGCGCCAAGCTGACCAATACCCGTGATGTGCTTGATGCCAAGATCAAGGGCCTCGACGCACCAAGCTACGGTATCATCGACGATGTCAGCCAGTTGTGGGATCCGCTTTACGCCTGCTACCGCTCACTTCACGAATGTGACATGGGCATCATCGCCGACGGCCTGCTGCTCGACGTACTGCGCCGCATCAAGTGTTTCGGTGTCCACCTGGTCCGCTTGGATATCCGCCAGGAAAGCACCCGCCACTCCAACGTGATTTCCGAGTTGACCCGCTACCTGGGCCTGGGCGATTACGATCAATGGAGCGAGCAAGACAAAGTGGCCTTCCTGGTCCGCGAACTGTCCTCCAAGCGCCCGCTGCTGCCTCGTGACTGGGCCCCTTCTGACGAAGTCAAAGAAGTTATTGATACCTGCAAGGCCATTGCCGATCAGCCACGCGAAGCCCTGGGCGCGTATGTCATCTCCATGGCCCGTACTGCCTCTGATGTGCTGGCCGTACACTTGCTGCTGCAAGAAGCCGGCTGCAAGTTCCGCATGGATGTGTGCCCGCTGTTTGAAACCTTGGACGATCTCAACAATGCCGAGAGCGTGATCAAGCAACTGATGAACATCGACTGGTACCGTGGTTATATTCAGAACCACCAGATGGTGATGATCGGCTACTCCGACTCCGCCAAAGATGCCGGCGTCATGGCCGCTGGCTGGGCCCAGTACCATGCGATGGAATCGCTGGTTGAGGTGTGTGAGGAAGCGGGCGTCGAACTGACCCTGTTCCACGGCCGCGGCGGCTCCATTGGCCGGGGCGGTGCACCAGCACACGCAGCCCTGTTGTCACAGCCACCGCGCAGCCTGAAAGGCGGCCTGCGCGTGACAGAGCAAGGCGAGATGATCCGCTTCAAGCTGGGCCTACCTGAAGTGGCGGTCAACAGCCTGAGCCTGTATGCCAGCGCAATCTTGGAAGCGAACCTGATGCCGCCTCCGCAGCCTAAGCAAGAATGGCGCGAGCTGATGGATGTGTTGTCTGAGGTGTCCTGCGACGCCTACCGCGACGTCGTGCGAGGCAATGAAGAGTTTGTCCCATACTTCCGTGCAGCAACCCCTGAGCTAGAACTGGGCAAACTGCCGCTGGGCTCACGTCCGGCCAAGCGTAACCCGAAAGGTGGCGTGGAAAGCCTACGTGCTATCCCGTGGATCTTCGCCTGGAGCCAGAACCGCCTGATCCTGCCAGCTTGGTTGGGTGCCGGTGAGGCCATCCAGTTCTCGATTGACAAGGGCCATGCCGCTCAGCTTGAGGAAATGTGCCGCGAGTGGCCATTCTTCTCAACCCGCCTGGGGATGCTGGAAATGGTATTTACCAAGACCAATATCGGCATTGCGGAATACTACGACCAGCGCCTGACCGACAAGTCACTGTGGCCTATGGGACAGAAGCTACGTGAGCAACTGCAAAAAGACATCAAGGCGGTGCTGAACGTGGAAAACAGTGCCCACCTGATGGAACAAAACCCATGGGGTGCCGAGTCAATCCGCCTGCGTAACATCTATGTCGAGCCGCTGAATATGCTGCAGGCCGAGTTGCTCTACCGTACCCGCCGCCAGGAGACGCCATCGCCGATGCTGGAAGAAGCACTGATGGTCACCATTGCTGGTATCGCGACCGGTATGCGAAACACCGGCTAA
- the argC gene encoding N-acetyl-gamma-glutamyl-phosphate reductase, with translation MLNTYIIGASGYTGAELAKMVHLHPHLKLAGLFVSANSLDANKPISELHGQLKGIVDLPLQPLCSPQEVAKAGDIVLLATAHEVSHDLAPIFLDCGCQVFDLSGAFRVQGDAFYTQFYGFDHQSPTWLEKAVYGLAEWNHDAIASAQLVAVPGCYPTASQLALKPLIESELLDTLQWPVINAVSGVSGAGRKASMTNSFCEVSLQAYGIFNHRHQPEIATHLGQEVIFIPHLGNFKRGILATITAKLAAGVTAEQVEAAMNAAYAGESDMHAVRLLGQQAAKLQSVVGTCFCDIGWQIQDGHIILTSAIDNLLKGASSQAMQCINIRNGFPQLTALV, from the coding sequence ATGTTGAACACCTATATTATCGGTGCCAGCGGCTACACCGGCGCAGAGCTGGCGAAAATGGTACACCTACATCCTCACCTCAAGCTGGCGGGCTTATTCGTTTCGGCCAACAGCCTCGATGCCAACAAGCCGATCAGTGAACTCCACGGTCAGCTAAAAGGTATTGTTGATTTGCCGCTGCAGCCGCTATGTTCGCCGCAAGAGGTCGCGAAGGCGGGTGACATCGTGTTGCTGGCAACGGCCCATGAAGTGAGCCATGACTTGGCTCCGATTTTTTTGGATTGTGGTTGTCAGGTGTTTGATTTGTCAGGGGCGTTTCGGGTTCAGGGCGACGCGTTTTATACCCAGTTTTATGGTTTTGACCACCAGTCTCCGACATGGTTGGAAAAAGCGGTTTATGGCCTTGCCGAGTGGAACCATGACGCCATTGCCAGTGCCCAGCTAGTTGCCGTTCCGGGCTGTTACCCAACGGCTTCGCAACTGGCTTTAAAACCACTTATTGAAAGTGAACTGTTAGATACCCTGCAGTGGCCGGTGATCAATGCGGTAAGCGGTGTGTCCGGGGCAGGCCGCAAGGCATCAATGACCAACAGCTTTTGCGAAGTCAGCCTCCAGGCCTACGGTATTTTCAACCACCGTCACCAGCCTGAAATTGCCACCCACCTCGGCCAGGAGGTGATCTTTATTCCTCATCTCGGCAACTTCAAGCGTGGGATCCTGGCGACCATCACCGCCAAATTGGCTGCTGGGGTCACTGCCGAACAAGTCGAAGCGGCAATGAATGCAGCGTATGCCGGTGAAAGTGACATGCATGCCGTTCGTCTGCTGGGCCAGCAGGCGGCGAAACTACAGAGCGTGGTCGGTACCTGCTTCTGTGATATCGGTTGGCAGATACAGGATGGACACATAATTTTAACGTCTGCGATTGACAACCTGCTTAAGGGCGCGTCATCGCAAGCGATGCAGTGCATAAATATTCGAAATGGTTTTCCACAGCTTACAGCGTTGGTTTAA